In Mycolicibacterium mucogenicum DSM 44124, the following are encoded in one genomic region:
- a CDS encoding DUF3117 domain-containing protein: MAAMKPRTGDGPLEATKEGRGIVMRVPLEGGGRLVVELTPDEAAALGDELKNVTS; the protein is encoded by the coding sequence ATGGCGGCGATGAAGCCCCGGACCGGCGACGGTCCACTGGAAGCAACCAAAGAGGGGCGCGGCATCGTCATGCGGGTACCGCTGGAGGGTGGCGGTCGTCTGGTGGTCGAGCTGACCCCGGATGAGGCCGCAGCCCTGGGCGACGAACTGAAGAACGTCACCAGCTAG
- the glgA gene encoding glycogen synthase yields the protein MRVAMMTREYPPEVYGGAGVHVTELVGQLTKLCDVDVHCMGVHRRDAFVAQPDPLLAGANAALTTLSADLAMVNNAFAGPAAMPNVVHSHTWYTGMAGHLTALLHSIPHVLTAHSLEPRRPWKAEQLGGGYRISSWVERTAIEAADAVIAVSAGMRADVLATYPHLDPARVHVVRNGIDTDDWYPVEAGQTLAELGIDPDRPIVAFVGRITRQKGVGHLVAAAHRFDPDVQLVLCAGAPDTPEIAAEVAAAVKELSATRAGVHWIQEMLPIEKIREILATATVFVCPSVYEPLGIVNLEAMACGTAVVASDVGGIPEVVDEGTTGSLVHYDAADAVGFETGLADAVNALVRNPEQARTFGQAGRRRCIEEFSWMQVAQQTLDIYRSVCG from the coding sequence ATGCGGGTGGCGATGATGACGCGGGAGTATCCACCGGAGGTCTACGGCGGCGCGGGCGTGCATGTGACCGAACTCGTCGGTCAGCTCACGAAGCTGTGCGACGTCGACGTCCACTGCATGGGGGTGCACCGCCGGGATGCCTTCGTGGCTCAGCCCGATCCGCTGCTCGCCGGCGCCAATGCGGCACTGACGACACTGTCGGCGGATCTGGCGATGGTGAACAATGCTTTCGCCGGACCGGCCGCCATGCCGAACGTGGTGCACTCGCACACCTGGTACACCGGCATGGCCGGACACCTCACGGCGCTGCTGCACAGCATCCCGCACGTGCTGACCGCGCACTCGCTGGAGCCGCGACGGCCGTGGAAGGCCGAGCAGCTCGGTGGCGGCTACCGCATCTCCTCATGGGTCGAGCGCACGGCGATCGAAGCGGCCGACGCCGTCATCGCGGTCAGCGCGGGCATGCGGGCCGATGTCCTGGCCACCTACCCGCACCTGGACCCCGCGCGAGTGCACGTGGTGCGCAACGGGATCGACACCGACGACTGGTACCCGGTCGAGGCGGGCCAGACCCTGGCCGAGCTGGGGATCGATCCGGACCGGCCGATCGTGGCGTTCGTCGGGCGGATCACCCGGCAGAAGGGTGTCGGCCACCTCGTCGCGGCGGCCCACCGGTTTGACCCCGACGTGCAGCTGGTGTTGTGTGCGGGCGCACCCGACACCCCGGAAATCGCCGCCGAGGTGGCGGCCGCGGTGAAGGAGCTCAGCGCCACGCGCGCCGGGGTGCACTGGATCCAGGAGATGCTGCCGATCGAGAAGATCCGCGAAATCCTGGCGACAGCAACAGTTTTCGTCTGTCCCTCGGTCTACGAACCGCTCGGCATCGTCAACCTCGAAGCCATGGCCTGCGGCACCGCCGTCGTCGCCTCGGACGTCGGCGGCATTCCCGAGGTGGTCGACGAAGGCACCACAGGTTCACTGGTGCACTACGACGCCGCGGATGCCGTGGGGTTTGAGACAGGGCTCGCGGACGCGGTCAATGCGTTGGTCCGGAACCCGGAACAGGCCCGCACATTCGGGCAGGCCGGCCGTCGGCGGTGCATCGAGGAGTTCTCCTGGATGCAGGTCGCCCAGCAGACGCTCGACATCTATCGGAGCGTCTGCGGCTGA
- the glgC gene encoding glucose-1-phosphate adenylyltransferase — protein MREQPQVLGIVLAGGEGKRLYPLTADRAKPAVPFGGAYRLIDFVLSNLVNARYLRICVLTQYKSHSLDRHISQNWRLSGLAGEYITPVPAQQRLGPRWYTGSADAIYQSMNLIYDEDPDYIVVFGADHVYRMDPEQMVRFHIESGAGATVAGIRVPRAEASAFGCIDADESGRIRSFIEKPADPPGTPDDPEQTFVSMGNYVFTTKALIDAIRVDAENHDSDHDMGGNIIPQMVADGMAAVYDFNDNEVPGATERDHGYWRDVGTLDAFYDAHMDLVSVHPVFNLYNRRWPILGESEHLAPAKFVNGGAAQESVVGAGSIISAASVRNSVLSSNVVIDDGAIVEGSVIMPGARVGRGAVVRHAILDKNVVVGPGEMVGVDLEKDRERFSVSAGGVVAVGKGVWI, from the coding sequence ATGAGGGAACAGCCGCAGGTGCTGGGAATCGTCTTGGCCGGCGGTGAGGGCAAACGGCTGTATCCGCTCACCGCGGACCGCGCCAAGCCCGCCGTCCCGTTCGGCGGTGCCTACCGCCTCATCGACTTCGTCCTGTCCAACCTTGTCAACGCGCGTTACCTGCGGATCTGCGTTCTGACGCAATACAAGTCGCACTCACTGGACCGGCACATCTCGCAGAACTGGCGGCTGTCGGGTCTGGCCGGCGAGTACATCACCCCGGTCCCGGCGCAGCAGCGCCTGGGCCCGCGCTGGTACACCGGCTCGGCCGACGCCATCTATCAGTCCATGAACCTCATCTACGACGAGGACCCCGACTACATCGTGGTTTTCGGCGCCGACCACGTGTACCGCATGGACCCCGAGCAGATGGTGCGGTTCCACATCGAGAGCGGGGCGGGCGCGACCGTCGCGGGCATCCGGGTGCCGCGCGCCGAGGCGTCGGCGTTCGGCTGCATCGACGCCGACGAGTCCGGCCGCATCCGCAGCTTCATCGAGAAGCCGGCCGATCCGCCGGGTACGCCCGATGACCCCGAGCAGACCTTCGTCTCCATGGGCAACTACGTGTTCACCACCAAGGCGCTCATCGATGCCATCCGGGTGGACGCCGAGAACCACGACTCCGACCACGACATGGGCGGCAACATCATCCCGCAGATGGTCGCCGACGGGATGGCGGCCGTATACGACTTCAACGACAACGAGGTGCCCGGTGCCACCGAGCGTGATCACGGCTACTGGCGCGATGTCGGAACGCTCGACGCGTTCTACGACGCCCACATGGACCTCGTGTCGGTGCACCCGGTGTTCAACCTCTACAACCGGCGCTGGCCCATCCTGGGGGAGTCGGAGCATCTGGCCCCGGCCAAGTTCGTCAACGGCGGCGCGGCGCAGGAATCGGTCGTCGGCGCGGGCAGCATCATCTCGGCGGCGTCGGTGCGCAATTCGGTGCTGTCGTCCAATGTCGTGATCGACGACGGCGCCATCGTGGAGGGCAGCGTGATCATGCCCGGCGCCCGCGTCGGACGCGGTGCCGTGGTGCGGCACGCCATCCTGGACAAGAACGTCGTCGTCGGGCCGGGGGAGATGGTCGGCGTGGACCTCGAGAAGGACCGCGAACGCTTCTCGGTCAGTGCCGGCGGCGTCGTCGCGGTCGGTAAGGGCGTCTGGATCTAG
- a CDS encoding DUF4126 domain-containing protein gives MELFTGLGLATASGLNAYIPLLAMGLLGRFTNLVELPHPWAWLTNGWVIGIVAVLLVVEIIADKVPALDSINDTIQTFVRPTSGGIVFGSGTAAQTAAVTDPGAFASSGQWIPVVIGAVTALVVSLTKSTVRPVANVATGGLAAPVLSTVEDVASVGLVIVAIVLPVLVVVALALLVWAAVALLRRRGAAKRARAGNPPSPDAAV, from the coding sequence GTGGAACTGTTCACCGGGCTCGGCCTGGCCACCGCGTCGGGCCTCAACGCCTACATTCCCCTGCTCGCGATGGGCCTGCTGGGACGCTTCACCAATCTCGTGGAGCTCCCGCACCCCTGGGCATGGCTGACCAACGGCTGGGTGATCGGCATCGTGGCCGTGTTGTTGGTCGTCGAGATCATCGCCGACAAGGTGCCCGCCCTCGACAGCATCAACGACACCATCCAGACGTTCGTGCGGCCGACCTCCGGCGGCATCGTCTTCGGCTCCGGCACCGCGGCACAGACCGCCGCTGTCACCGATCCGGGAGCGTTCGCGAGTTCGGGACAGTGGATTCCCGTGGTGATCGGGGCCGTCACCGCACTCGTGGTGTCACTGACCAAGTCGACGGTGCGGCCCGTCGCTAATGTCGCCACCGGCGGGCTCGCGGCGCCCGTACTGAGCACGGTCGAAGACGTGGCCAGCGTCGGGTTGGTGATCGTCGCGATCGTGCTGCCGGTGTTGGTTGTCGTCGCGCTGGCGCTGCTGGTCTGGGCAGCGGTGGCGCTGCTCCGCCGCCGTGGAGCGGCGAAAAGGGCACGAGCCGGAAATCCGCCCTCGCCCGATGCGGCCGTCTAG
- a CDS encoding methyltransferase family protein codes for MKLALQALASAAGGIVFFAVLLCVPAGTIHYWQAWVFIAVFMVATMGPSMYLAVKHPDALARRMHGGPTAETRPIQKVAIWAILASVIATGVVSALDWRFGWSYVPTAVVVLGNVVVALSLLAAQWVVIQNNFAGASISVEDNQPVISTGLYGIVRHPMYICALIMMLATPLALGSYWGLIPVLAAAPALMARIFDEEKMLRAELPGYIDYTHKVRYRLLPYVW; via the coding sequence ATGAAACTCGCTCTGCAGGCGCTCGCCTCGGCGGCCGGCGGCATCGTCTTCTTCGCGGTGCTGCTGTGCGTGCCGGCCGGCACCATCCACTATTGGCAGGCTTGGGTTTTCATCGCGGTCTTCATGGTCGCCACCATGGGCCCGAGCATGTACCTGGCCGTCAAACATCCCGATGCCCTTGCGCGACGGATGCATGGCGGCCCGACAGCCGAGACCCGCCCGATTCAGAAGGTGGCCATCTGGGCGATCCTGGCGTCGGTGATCGCGACCGGCGTTGTCAGCGCGCTCGACTGGCGCTTCGGGTGGTCCTACGTGCCGACGGCCGTCGTCGTCCTCGGCAACGTCGTCGTCGCACTGTCACTGCTGGCGGCCCAATGGGTCGTCATCCAGAACAACTTCGCGGGCGCGAGCATCTCGGTCGAGGACAACCAACCGGTCATCTCGACCGGCCTGTACGGCATCGTGCGGCACCCGATGTACATCTGCGCGCTCATCATGATGCTCGCGACCCCGCTGGCACTGGGCTCCTACTGGGGCCTGATCCCGGTGCTGGCCGCCGCCCCGGCGCTCATGGCGCGGATCTTCGACGAGGAGAAGATGCTGCGCGCCGAACTGCCCGGGTACATCGACTACACCCACAAAGTCCGCTATCGCTTGCTCCCCTACGTCTGGTGA
- a CDS encoding ABC transporter permease: protein MTAVLDRPARPARPAAGASSFTGTLGLLRLYLRTDRIVLPLWVLLLSLPLSTVYIGSIEAVYPTAAGRAGFVASIMASPAQRAIYGNIYNDSLGAAGIWKAGMFHVLIAVAVILTMIRHTRADEEAGRTELIDSTAVGRNASLTAALLLTGGGSLLTGLLGFLGLLNTDVPVLGSLAFSCALAASGLVFTAVAAVAAQLSASARVARGIAFGVLGAAFTLRAVGDAGGSELSWASPLGWSLLVRPYAGDRFGVLALHLTLTVALVVLAYQLQGARDVGAGMFAERRGRPRATGMLSGPIGLAWRLTRGSVLVWTVGLGLYGLLIGSVVHGIGDELGGSGSARDIITRLGGTSALEEAFIAIAFNMLGMVAAAFAVSLALRPHQEETGQRAETLLAGAVSRIHWLTGYLVIALAGTTVAMLTSGLLAGLTYGAAADDIGGKLPLVLGAAAVQLPAVWLLISVTTVLFGAAPRFAPVAWGALVGFIAVYLLGSLANSPHWVLDLDPFSHIPRVGSGSFTATPLVWLLVLDATLIILGALAFRRRDLR from the coding sequence ATGACCGCCGTCCTGGACCGCCCGGCCCGGCCCGCCCGACCTGCTGCCGGGGCGTCCAGCTTCACCGGAACCCTTGGGCTCCTTCGTCTTTACCTGCGGACCGACCGGATCGTGCTACCGCTGTGGGTGCTGCTGCTGTCCCTGCCGCTGTCGACGGTGTACATCGGCAGCATCGAGGCCGTCTACCCCACCGCGGCAGGCCGCGCCGGATTCGTCGCGAGCATCATGGCCAGCCCGGCCCAGCGCGCGATCTACGGCAACATCTACAACGACAGCCTGGGCGCGGCCGGCATCTGGAAAGCCGGCATGTTCCACGTGTTGATCGCCGTCGCCGTCATCCTGACGATGATCCGGCACACCCGCGCCGACGAAGAGGCCGGACGCACCGAGCTCATCGACTCGACAGCCGTGGGCCGCAATGCGAGCCTGACCGCCGCGCTGCTGTTGACCGGTGGCGGCTCGCTGCTCACCGGGCTGCTCGGTTTCCTCGGCCTCCTGAATACCGATGTGCCCGTATTGGGTTCGCTGGCCTTCAGTTGTGCGCTGGCCGCCTCCGGGTTGGTGTTCACCGCCGTCGCGGCCGTGGCCGCACAGCTCTCCGCCAGCGCCCGCGTCGCCCGCGGTATCGCCTTCGGCGTACTCGGCGCCGCCTTCACGCTGCGCGCCGTGGGCGATGCCGGCGGCAGCGAACTGTCCTGGGCGTCTCCCCTGGGTTGGTCGCTGCTTGTCCGCCCGTACGCCGGTGACCGGTTCGGCGTGCTGGCGCTGCACCTCACACTGACCGTCGCCCTGGTGGTACTGGCGTACCAACTTCAGGGCGCCCGCGATGTCGGCGCGGGGATGTTCGCCGAGCGACGCGGCCGGCCGCGGGCCACCGGAATGCTCAGCGGACCAATAGGTTTGGCATGGCGGCTGACCCGCGGCTCGGTGCTGGTGTGGACCGTCGGGCTGGGGCTGTACGGGCTGCTGATCGGCAGCGTCGTGCACGGTATCGGCGACGAGCTGGGCGGTAGCGGCTCGGCACGCGACATCATCACGCGCCTCGGCGGCACCAGCGCGCTGGAGGAGGCGTTCATCGCGATCGCCTTCAACATGCTCGGCATGGTCGCCGCCGCGTTCGCGGTATCGCTGGCCCTGCGGCCCCATCAGGAGGAGACCGGCCAGCGTGCCGAGACGCTGCTCGCCGGGGCGGTGAGCCGGATCCATTGGCTGACGGGCTATCTGGTCATCGCGCTGGCCGGCACGACGGTCGCGATGCTGACATCCGGTCTGCTGGCCGGCCTGACCTACGGGGCGGCGGCCGACGACATCGGCGGAAAACTGCCCCTGGTGCTGGGTGCGGCAGCAGTGCAGCTGCCCGCCGTCTGGCTCCTGATCTCCGTGACGACCGTGTTGTTCGGCGCAGCGCCGCGGTTCGCCCCGGTGGCGTGGGGCGCCCTGGTCGGCTTCATCGCGGTGTATCTGCTCGGTTCGCTGGCGAATTCACCGCATTGGGTGCTGGACCTCGATCCGTTCAGCCACATCCCGCGCGTCGGATCGGGCAGCTTCACCGCGACGCCACTGGTCTGGCTGCTGGTCCTGGACGCAACTCTGATCATCCTGGGCGCCTTGGCTTTCCGGCGCCGTGACCTACGGTAG
- a CDS encoding ABC transporter ATP-binding protein has protein sequence MNAAIEIDTLTKNFGAVRALDGLNLRVERGEVHGFLGPNGAGKSTTIRILLGLVRADSGSVRLLGGDPWTDSVALHRHIAYVPGDVTLWPTLTGGETIDLLARMRGGIDEKRRAELTERFDLDPTKKTRTYSKGNRQKVSLVSAFASNADLLLLDEPSSGLDPLMENIFQQCVADAAGRGTTVLLSSHILAETERLCQRVTIIRAGRTVETGTLESMRHLSSTTIKADMINNPGRIDHLPGVSDIFFDGRMLTARVESESLGAVIKALGDAGVRSLVSQPPTLEDLFLRHYDSGRARREPEQVRA, from the coding sequence GTGAACGCCGCTATCGAAATCGACACCCTGACAAAGAACTTCGGGGCGGTCCGGGCCCTCGACGGACTGAACCTGAGGGTCGAGCGGGGCGAGGTGCACGGCTTCCTCGGGCCCAACGGCGCAGGCAAGTCGACGACGATCCGCATCCTGCTCGGGCTCGTCCGCGCCGACTCCGGCTCCGTCCGCCTACTCGGCGGCGACCCCTGGACCGACTCCGTGGCATTGCACCGTCACATCGCTTATGTACCAGGCGATGTCACGCTGTGGCCGACGCTGACCGGCGGCGAGACCATCGACCTGCTGGCCCGGATGCGCGGCGGCATCGACGAAAAGCGCCGGGCCGAACTCACCGAGCGGTTCGACCTGGACCCCACCAAGAAGACCCGCACGTATTCGAAGGGCAACCGGCAGAAGGTCTCGCTGGTCTCCGCGTTCGCCTCGAACGCCGACCTGCTGCTGCTCGACGAGCCCAGCAGCGGTCTGGATCCGTTGATGGAGAACATCTTCCAGCAGTGCGTCGCCGATGCCGCCGGCCGCGGCACCACCGTCCTGCTGTCGAGCCACATCCTGGCCGAGACCGAGCGACTGTGCCAGCGGGTGACGATCATCCGGGCCGGCCGGACCGTCGAGACCGGCACGCTGGAGTCGATGCGGCATCTGTCGAGCACCACCATCAAGGCCGACATGATCAACAACCCGGGCCGAATCGACCATCTCCCAGGGGTTTCCGACATCTTCTTCGACGGCCGGATGCTCACGGCCCGCGTCGAATCGGAGAGCCTCGGTGCGGTCATCAAGGCACTCGGCGATGCCGGCGTGCGCTCACTGGTGAGCCAGCCACCCACTTTGGAGGACCTGTTCCTGCGGCACTACGACAGCGGCCGGGCCCGCCGCGAACCCGAGCAGGTGCGGGCATGA
- a CDS encoding TetR/AcrR family transcriptional regulator, whose protein sequence is MRSVEDLTTVARIRDAAIEQFGQHGFSASVRSIAAAAGVSAALVIHHFGSKEKLREACDAYVIETVRVAKTESMQNASPSAWFAQLAEIESFAPMTAYLMQALQTGGELSKSLWQSMIDNTEGYLEEGVRAGTLKPSRDPKARARFLALTSGGALLTYIQLHPNPTDFRQVLHDYAQDMLLPSLELYTNGLMADPTMYEAFLAQREAGKPIVTTTEERM, encoded by the coding sequence ATGCGTTCAGTCGAGGACCTCACCACCGTCGCCCGCATCCGTGACGCGGCGATCGAGCAGTTCGGCCAGCACGGGTTCTCGGCGAGCGTTCGCAGCATCGCCGCGGCCGCCGGCGTCAGCGCGGCATTGGTGATCCACCACTTCGGCTCCAAGGAGAAACTGCGCGAAGCCTGCGACGCCTACGTCATCGAAACGGTCCGGGTCGCCAAGACCGAGTCGATGCAGAACGCCAGCCCGAGCGCATGGTTCGCGCAGCTCGCCGAGATCGAATCCTTCGCACCCATGACCGCCTATCTGATGCAGGCGCTGCAGACCGGCGGCGAACTGTCGAAGTCGCTGTGGCAGAGCATGATCGACAACACCGAGGGCTATCTCGAAGAGGGTGTGCGCGCCGGCACCCTCAAACCCAGCCGCGACCCCAAGGCGCGCGCCCGGTTCCTGGCTCTGACGAGCGGCGGTGCGCTCCTGACCTACATCCAGCTGCACCCCAACCCGACAGATTTCCGCCAGGTGCTGCACGACTACGCGCAGGACATGCTGCTCCCCTCGCTCGAGCTCTACACCAACGGCCTGATGGCCGACCCAACCATGTACGAGGCGTTTCTCGCGCAACGCGAAGCAGGCAAACCCATCGTCACCACCACTGAGGAGCGAATGTGA